From the genome of Poecilia reticulata strain Guanapo linkage group LG22, Guppy_female_1.0+MT, whole genome shotgun sequence:
tttgttttgtttttgtttttgctttttgttttgttttcaaaaagtggcaAAATTACTGCTGATTTggacatttataaaaacaaagatattgGCTTTGAAGATTACATATTGGATCACAGCGTGTGTCTCATTCCACAAGCTGAATTAGCAGTCTCTTCATGATGGCTTCATATTATCTACTTTCTAGTATTTGGTTAAACATGGGAATGTGCAGCAACTATTTTGCTAAGGCTGGAAACACATCAATAATCTTGTTAGAAGTTCAGAACTTATTCTCCTTTTTATGTCTTGGTAATAGTCCCCAGGATAGAAGCTTCATTCTTCAATGCAACAATGCGGCTTATTGTGATGGTGCCTTTGTTTTGGATCTGCAAAGCAGGATGACAGCTCAGATCATTTCTGCCTTTTGTCTGGTGAAGTGAAATTCTTTCAAGTCACAAAGACAAGCATAATCTGATCCGCTAAAACgcagaaacacacatttcttaACACTTTTGATTCCCACGGAATCGAAAGTGCGGGTATTGTTGACTTTTTGAATTGCAGGAAGAACTTCCCCCTCCTCTTGAGTATTATAAAAATCTGCATCGGCATCTACTTTCAAGGGTCTGATTTAGTGTATCGGGTaactctctttttctgtttctctctccctGCTTTCATCCCGAGGTCAGGCTCCTGCTCATGGTGCTTTTGTGTGGGAGGAGGGTGAGGGGGTCCAACTACTGGCTCTATTCAGCATCACATGGAGAGCTTAAAGTTGcacaactatgcacacacaGGGAGAGGAAAATCTGCAattcctgctttcaaaataaaagcacaagcATCAGAGCTtctataaaagtaaaactttcacCCTGTAAAACCGAAACCCAGATTATGTATAAAATTTGATGATTTCTAAAGGATTGCAGCTATTGCACAAAGCATTATATTAAGGGGAAAAACCCTGTCCCAGATAATTAACCATCTTAATTAGTGTCAGTTTCTTACTGACAGTAATTAagtaattaagtaattattacatttgtgatttttttctaaattacacCGTACACACggggtaaaaatatgttttaccccaTTATATCATTATTATATCATTATAATGGCATAATGGATATATCCATTACATCATTAGAATGATATAATGGAATCAGTATTCCATTATGTGCTGAACTTTGGCACAGATACCTTTGTTACCTGAGACCTGGGGTGTTTCTACATCGGTACTCTTCCAAACttcctcccaaagtccaaaCCCATGTATGTGAGGTTGAACAaatttttcagattgttttgttgtttaattctGAACAACCATTGAGTCAGATAATTTGACACCAAGGAAAGGACTCAATGGGAagtaattattcttttttttttctcttgaagGAGTGTCCTATTTCTCAGTGAGATATTTTATCACTAACTGAATAGAGAGACAGCAGACTGTCAACCTTAGGAAATTACAAAAAGCATCTGTTACAGTAAGTTAAAGAAAGTagcatttctcaaacatttcagctgaGAAGATTTTCATTCCGCCAGCTCAAGCTACTCTTGTGTATTTACAAAGTTCCCACGATGTAAGGAGGGAATGGAGAATGTAGTACTCTCCTATAGGTTCAAGGCATTCGAATTGAAGAGTCACAGTGAAGTGAGAACAGACTGAATAGACTCTGAGCACATGTGACAAGAATTAATAAAGTGATAATATTCCTTAGTAGATGGCTGAGCTGACTATGACCTTGAGAAAGCAGAATGGATACAGCAGATGACATGCCTCTACAAATCATCCAGGTCTGAGAACCTGGACTCTATGTAATTTATATTCGTCATCTCTCCACTCTTGTTTCAGACTCTAGAACCTTTGtttccaaatgaaataaatttactttatcTAGAAAGCGGAGTTTGTAACTCTGACCTAAAGCACAGTCCTTTTTAGCTTTGCCCAGACGAGATGCTTCTGACACTATCTCTGGCTCATGGGGGGTTTAACACCAGGATTGGTCAGTATGATTTTTCTACCGCaccttttcctttcacttaactttccattatTATGCTCGAATTGTATGGTGGCATATTCTCCTTTTAGAGAGTATTAATAACTGGACAGTCGTGatctaaatgtaacatttatttatttatttatttatttatttatttatttatttatttatttatttatttatttatttatttatttgtttatttatttattcaattagtTGTTTCTGTGCAATATCCTAATTGTAAGTATGTTCTGATCCATTGAAATAATCCCGGAATTGCCTACTTTTTTCATATCGTTCTAGCTTGACTCAAACCAAATTATTCTGAAAGTCTAACAGGATGTTGCAGCTCGGTATCGCTGCCACGTTGACTCCTTTACAAGTGAGTAAAGGGGCCGTGGTGACTGGAGAGCGGCAGGCTGCGGTCCGCATTCCACGGGAAGGGTTCTGTCCTGCCAAGCAGAGCCCAAACCATCAGGGGTCATCATCTCGTCTATTGTctggaagaggaagaaaaacgcCTGCAACGCGCGCCGCCATGTAAAAGTCTAAGGAAgaagcgatttttttttttccaaactgagaGAGTATTCATGGAATAAAACCAGGTATGGGCATTGCATTCAAAATGTGATCTGCAATGTGATAACATTTAATTCTTCTAATCTTTCTCGTTTACGGACATGTCATGTTATGTCTCGTGTCATGTGGAAATGTCGCAAACTGACAACAAAGACGTGCTAATTCTAACAGTGTGCCAGCGCTGAATGCAGACTGAGTCTGTGACAGGATGCAACAGTCCTGTCGATCCATCTTGGAGGTAATAAGCCACCAAACTGTAGCTATATTTACCTATGGGCaggaggaagggaggaaggaCGTGGTGATCAAATAAACAAGAATCCACGCAGAGGAATGTTGTTATAAGGGTTGTTTCTGAATCAGGTGTGTAGTAACACATGGTTTTGGATGTCCCATCAGTTGCTAAAATATGCAGTCTGAAAAGGGAAaatttgtggagaaaaaagaaactaaaacaccgcatgatgttttattttaacacagaatATGTGCCTGCAGACTAAAACTGGTCACTcccttttaaaaacacagaagggAGGAGATGACTTGGAGAAGCCCCAGATGTTTTCTCTGGCATTTTTTTGAGCTCCACtaattgttttcattcactCCAAGGACTCCATAGAAGTTTAAAGGGCAGTTTTGATGTCAAATCTTCCTTCCTCAGTCTTACGTGTCCATGCAGATGTCAAAAAATGGCTCGGTGAAAATACTGCAAACACCCCCTCTTATTTAGTTCAATTTAAATCTTTGACTTTCTTGAATTACTTTAGCAGACAAACGAGGAAGAAATAACATGCaagtgtaaaaaagaaaaaaaaaatccatcagcATATGCTTTAGAGGAAATAAAGCCGTGGAGATGTTTCTGCACATTCACAAGTGTTGATGCCGCCACAGTGGCAGTGGGCTGCTGTGTGGGCGCTGGAAGCAGAGGATCTGTGAGGAGGCATGTCTTGTGTGCAGTGAATCAGCCTGCTATTAGCAGTACACGTGGGAGCTCTGGCAGACAAGGTCGACGAATTAAAGGTGCCAATATCTACCTGAagagaaaatgcaaatgcacGGTTTGATTGCTGACAGTTTGGTGCATtacagtaaattagaatatcatcaaaatGGACGTTTGTTCAGTAGTTCAGTTCAAACAGATTCATTGTATACAGAGTGATATATTACAAGTGtctattttggtttctttagaTGTGTAAAATCCACAAtttagtttctcagaaaatgtaaatattataaACCGGTTTAACATCTTATGTAATGACTTAGACAGTGATGTTGAAGAAGATTATCTCGCATCAACACCCTTCACAGGGAGGCTAAGCCACAAAAGAAAATTGCTAATGAGATATCCAAGTATTAAgtgaaagttgagtggaaggataacacatggtaaaacaaaaaaagggcacaagTGAAAGGGGTAACCTGCCGATGAGTTGACATTTGTCCAACAGATGGTCACTGCCACCTTACGCAAGGCCATAAAAGTTTATTGCCAAAGAAGCTGGGTTTTGTTAGAATGTGGTGTCCATTTATATTAatagaaagttaagtggaaggaaaacgttGCACAGGCAACTACCTTGATCTCCTTGTGAAGCAAAGTTAATTTAACCTTTCGGTGTGGACTTTGGCTGCGTTAAGAGCAACTGCTCGCAGATGTATGCCGAACATGTGCTACAACTATCACCTTTCTTGTTTTAAGCCACTTCTGAATAAGAGACACCAGAAATCTTTTACCTCAACTATAACCACTGCTAAGGAGAGGGGTATAAGGGACTAAAGACAAAATTCAAATAACAACCACCATACTACAAGGGTAACCAAGGactttattttactgaataCAGTCAACTGAAGTGACCAAAATGCCGGCAGCCAAGAAAGACAACATCTGACCTAAACCCCTCAGAGAAAATATGTAGCGTTGCCAAGAGGAAGATTAGAGATTAGAGACACCAGACTCAACAACGCAGACAAGCTGAAGGCTGCCATTAAAGCAACCTCCGCCTCCTTAACACATCAGTCTTTAATATATTGACCTACATTGAtccacatttctgcttttaaaaatcaatttgtttctctttttttgtcttttcttagaaacagaattttgagtttttacaaGCTATGACCTGTAAGTACGTAAATTAACTGATGTTGACTTATGCAAACAACATAACACAaagttagttagttttttttttttttttgaattaaattactgaaataaatgaagtcTTAATGATCCTCACATTCATTGACCGTCACTTACACATCTGAATCCTTGTGAAGAAAAGGCACGTCGTACAAAAAGGGAACTTCTACTGTTAGGCTGACATGTTTCTCACGTGCCAAGTTTCCTGTCCCGGGAAAGTCCTTTCCTTCCCTTTGAAAAGTgttgtgggggggaaaaaattactttgacaagagtctggatgagaagaaaatgagaaatgtattaaaaccttGCAAGGTGAGAACAAAAGTACAGAGTCAAAGGAATCTGTCAAGTCTGCTCTGACTAAGTGAATTCTGGCTTCTTTTTATAGGTTCTGGTCAGCCGGTCATATAGCAGCAGGTTGTCGCCGTCTCTGGGTATTTCCCAGCAAAGAGAAGAAAGGCTTGATTGGATTATAGGTGTGAATCTTAGATTGTTTTGCACCAAGGATTCCAGGGGAGCCCAACATGGATGGTGTTGCCATTTGTCTACTGTTAATGAAAGGAAGTTGCTTGATTCATAAAAGGCAGCCTCAGTTCTGGGTTGGGGAAGTTACACCTAGATGCAGCTTGACCAATCTCCTGATAAGATCATGCAGACACAATCTAAAGCACAAGAGGGGTGAGGAGCACATTATAAAATTTTCCATCACAAAAGTTCTCAAGCCAACCTTGGAAGTTCTGCTCAAAGTTCACACTCCAGCCTGCCTGACGTGTCTTAGTCATAACAGAACCAGAATCCATTTAGCACAACTCTCCTAACTGTTAAAATTCCCCTAAATTTCAGGCGTCAACTTGGGACTTTTGCTCCTCAGCTCCTAATCACTAGGAAAGCGTGATGAACTGAAAGtgaaagaagaaacaagatCACAGAGCATAACTGCTTTTAGCCTGAACAGTGCAGGGAGCATTCCAtcctttttgtgtgtgtgtgtgtgcgtgtgtgtgtgtgtgtgtgtgtgtgNNNNNNNNNNNNNNNNNNNNNNNNNNNNNNNNNNNNNNNNNNNNNNNNNNNNNNNtgtgtgtgtgtgtgtgtgtgtgtgtgtgtgtgtgtgtgtgtgtgtgtgtgtgtgtgtgtgtgtgtgtgtgtgtgtgtgtgtgtgtgtgtgtcagagatGAACACAGCTCTTTGAAGGGTATTCAGAAGGCCTTTTGTGAACAGCCATTGTCTGCCTGCTTGCTGCCACGGTAACACTCTTCACAGTGGCAGCAGGACTAAAATGCTGCAGTCAGAATTGACAAATGTCTCACcagaaaatgtgagaaaataattCCAATTTTTACCTTAACACCACGCAGCGATTTAAAATCTGatgtcgctttttttttttttcacaattcctcgctttttttctttctgccaaACACTTTCAGAAAAGCGACTCATACAAGCAATCTGCAAGCTGCTTGTTTCTGTAGTTTAAAAGCAGTAATGGCTCTCAGGGAAGGCATCATTACTGCAGGGTAAAGCAGAGCACTTCAGGATTGTTTTTGCATGACCTTTCATAGAGcgctgtgttttgttttggggttttttttacccatGTTTATAACTTAGTGCCACATCTGTATATGTGATGCATTCCAAGTGTGAAATCATCAGCAGAGCACATTCAACAACCCAATATTAAAACTGAGGCTCCTCCGAAGTCTAtggtttaaacatttatattaatgtttttaggGGAAGAGATTCCCTTTTTTAGCCTGAATTTGACTGTGGGAATGCGCTTTTTCAGGAACTCAGGCTGGAGTTTATGGCAGTTATTAAGAAGAAGGGGACTTTGCTCTGTGGTTTTTGCCAGAAAAGGCCAGTTGTGCAGCACATGTGTCCATTTGTGCCTGcactaaatatgttttgtttctttttctgtttctgcacagTTTTGTTAATGCATAAATTTTCAACGGGTGTGCCATATTCACATAAATGTTTAGCCCTGTTTGAGCTTAATACTTTTGCAgagagtttattatttttttcatcttgtgAATCTCTATGCCACTAAAAGGTCACTGAATTTCCAGCAGCCAATGCTAAAGATGAAGCACAAACTTCAGTAAATAAAGATAtcattaaaagtttgttttttttgtagttgtttgatttaaaatgtgaagcaaaatacagatttattttacagaatcatgcagaagattttttatttttattttgacagttgtccaactgatttttttgtcagaagGACGGTAAACCACAAAAGACCATTGCTAAAGAAGCCAGCAGTTTCAATCATGATGTATACAAACATACTAGtttaaagttcagtggaaggaaaaagtgcggTAAAAATTGAAACAAGTGACACCACATCTAACGACGTCAAAATTTACGAACGTTATGTCCATGTGCTCTACAATTTGTGGGATCAATGCTTGGCATCATGGTATATAAGTAATCAGCACATGGCACCACTGAGTGGTAAAGGAAGCCCAcattgttttaatacatttaatgaaTGTAGTATCACATCCTCATCTTTATTATCACACTCCTTTCACTTAACTTCTTGTTGATATGTTTGGATAAAGCGCCCTGATCAGCCACCCTTTTCAGCAGGAACCGTTTGTAGCTAACCCTCCCACAGAGAGGGATCTCACTTAAGTCAGCAGCATGGTTAGCCAAGttgtttgtgtatgtttttctgtcacactgTTTCTTTCTGCTCAACTTTTCATATATCATATGACCTTTTGTGGACTTTTATGTCTCTGGAAGGGCAATGACTGTCTGCAGGCCAACTGTCAAGTcttctgcattatttttgcaaaacataagaggaatgtgtaaaataaaataagcaaaaatgaGATATAGACGCTTGAAATATAACACTCTGCGTGAATAGCTCTAGATATTGTATGAGTTTTGAATTACATAATGAAACATAGCATTTTCATAATATCAAAATTCATTGTGGACCAAttgaaaatttacatttttagaaatcatCCTCATGCCCTCTTTGCATGGTCGGCagtaacatctttaaaaagcacaatttatAAGCGCTTTGTTTAAGGCTGCCTTGTTTGTGGGGATTTCCAGCCTTTTCATATAGCAGGAGAAGTTTAGTTCACAGCAAAGTTTTTCCTTGAAGGTGGCTCATATCCTTGAAGGTGATATTTGTGCTGTTGGGAATAACAGAACAACCCCAGTTGGCAGCTCTTCCCAACAATCCTGGAGGTGTTGTTCTACAGGCAGTCATGAGTTTCAGGATGCTCTGGGTCTCCATTCATCATGACCTTCCCGTTCCTGTTCACTGCCATTTCCTTCTTACGTAACAGATAGTAAAAACTTTAGGAAAAACTTTGGTTTAACTTCACTCTTTGTTTGCTTCGCCTGGTGTTCTTTTGAGTTGCggttttttttatcatacaaAAGAAGAATAACATGTACTCAtctttgttaaaatgttgaagTGAAGGTTTGAaggttttctctttctttctcctctaGCTTATAGATGATCCCTGCTTTCTCATAgattatttaaagtgacagaagtCTTGTTCCAAAGGGACCAAACTGTTGCGTTTTATGGATTAAAACGCAAACTCTCTGAGTTGAGCTTACTGTGAGATTAAGCTGGAATGTTTGGCAGAGCTTCTGATGACTGGACTGCTGACATATCTTTTGCTCATCCACAAAGTGCAGACTTGTCGTTTCCCATTCTCTATTCCCTCCGATAAGGCCGTCTGTCAGCCTGCTTCCTCTTGTTTAGATAGATGTGACTGCACTGTATATATAGCAGCCATGGTTCTTGGATATCAGTCACTGGCAGGCCCTTTTAGCCGTCTAAAATAACCTGTTATCACTTCTAAAGAATAGTTGAAAGGAAATGTGGATTTTCGTCCTCTTTTACTGacaaaacctttaatgcttttcaTCGCTCTGCCCTGCAGTCTGCCGAGCACCATGTCGGGGATATCCGATGGGAAAAAGAAGTGGGCAGCGGTCAGGGATCGCCTGGGCTCCTCTCAGGACTCCGACACGCAGCAGGAGGCCAACCTGGAGAGCGCCGACCCCGAGCTGTGCATCAGGCTGCTGCAGGTTCCCACCGTGGTAAACTACTCGGGCCTGAAGCGTCGCCTGGAAGGCAGCGACCAGACATGGATGGTGCAGTTTCTGGAGCTGAGCGGGCTGGATCTGCTCCTGGAGGCCCTGGACCGGCTCTCAGGCCGCGGGTGCTCCCGCATCGCCGACGCCTTGCTGCAGCTCACGTGCGTCAGCTGCGTCCGAGCCGTGATGAACTCGTCAGCGGGGATCCACTTCATCATCGAGAATGAGGGCTACATTAGGAAGCTCTCGCAAGGTGGGTTCAACAAGCTTTTCTCGTTAACGTGTGTTCATGTCtcagacaattaaaaaaaaaaattaaagcgaGGCACAGTTAATCACCCTTTTCCAATATTATGTAATGTTTGTTGTGTTGGTCATAACCCACAAGATGAAGGGATTCTCTGTGACTCATCCTGCTGAGCCGAAGTTTCCTGTCATGCACTCACTGCCTTGCACAAATGTTCATACCCCTCGaactcttcctctttttgtcaCGCTAAAACCATAAACCTCAATGTGTTTAACAGAGATTTCACATGGTGcgcagaaatatttatttaggatTTCTGAATCTTTATTGGCAAAATAGCTGAAAAGATTTGTGTGCGTTTTTACCGAGCAACTTTAGACATCCTACTCTGGACTTTCTACGAAATAGCTAAAGGTCAAAGAATGCCCCGTTTATCTGAAACCATCTTCCCTTTGACTTTGACTTCACTATCCCGGCTGATGAAAAGCATCtgcacagcataatgctgccatcaccatgtttcaccatggtAACCGTCTGTTCAGAGTTCagattattttgcatttattctacaaaattttgttttgtcatgtgACCAGAGGAGATTCTTTCACACATCTGCCTCGGCCCTCCACCCACACATGGCTTTAGTCAAACTGCACAAAGTACCtcttctgattttctttcaacagtgGCAGATTTAGTCAGATTTATGGAGTAAATCATGAATAACTGTCTTTTGTCTCCTGAGCCATGGATCTCTCCAGCTCCTTCATAGTTACCATCTTGGCTTGCAGTTGTAccaatttctttacattttcagatgataaaTGAAACAGTCtatgagatgttcaaagcttgaggCATTGCTATCTATTTTGTTCCTGCTTTAAATCCATGTTTAAGCTATCTTCAATGTTCTGTAGATGCTGTAATATTCTCTAGCAACACTTTAAGGtcaacagctgtttttttctcaataataagaaaatattacacaaGTGGACCCAATTTTCTAATGAAGTGACTTCTGGGCGCACTTAGAAATAAGTGTATCAGATCTAAAATGggttaatattgattttttttattttgcaaatgaaCAATTGTTCCCTTCCAGTAGAGTGAAGTTGGAAGACACTGTACAGACCAATGACAATGTAAACATTGTAAATATTGGATTCTTATCTAAAGCAAAATGCCACATGTGTTGCAAAGTTCAGTTTTGAGTAATCTCAAAGACAGCGAGACAACACATCCTGCTTGAACTTAAGATAATAATTAGAGTAATGAGGCAGAAAGAAAATTTGATTTACCATAACCAAAAGTGTGAGAACTTAACGTGACAATACAAATATTCTGCAGCCTTGGACACCTCGAACATCATGGTGAAGAAGCAGGTGTTTGAGCTCCTCGCCGCCCTCAGCATCTTCTCCGCAGAAGGTCACCGCCTGGCTCTGGACGCTCTGGATCATTACAAGGCAAGCAGAACGGATGCATCTGCCACACGCTCACCTGCTTTGGAGCTTGCGCTAGCTAACTGGTTCCTTGCTCATGTCTGATTCTCCCTCCTTCAGGGCTTGAAGACACAGCAGTATCGCTTCAGCGTCATCATGAACGAGCTGCAGGGCACAGATAACGTCCCGTACATGGTCACACTCCTCAGTGTCATCAATGCGCTCATCTTTAGCACAGATGACCTGAGACAGAGAGATAAAATCAGAAAGGAATTCATCGGTAAGTTGTTCAGTTCACGAACAAGGTAATCACAATGTTTGCCAGTGGACGCAAACGGTCAGCAGCGTTAGCTTTGTAATGCATTTCTTTGTCACTGGGTCTCCAGCTAAGAATAGGTCCAATGGCCTAATTCTCACACAAAACGCCTGAGAACTAAGTGTGTGCAACATTCTGTTTTCACAAGTTTAGCAGCACAGCTCGTGCCTGAGAAACTGCCATCAGTCTTGGGTGGATGGATCAAACTAATTTAAGAGTTTCATCATTTCTTTAAGACAAGGTGCCATCTGGAAATCTGAGCCTTAAGAAACACACAATGCTCCCCCATAGGAGCAGCACCCAGAAATCAGTGTGGCAAACAAGGGAGCTGCAGCTAAACAAACATGTCAGCTCCCACCACATCAAAAGCAATTAGCCACCTGATTGACCCCTCCTACTATATGATTGCTCACCTGGTATCTGCGGACATTGATGCCGAACTAACAGCACCCAAGTGCTGAAGGATTGTTAAGATAACCttagaaaaaatctaaaacgtGAATGTTGTGATAGtttgagctttatttttttgttttactgtttctgttttttgcagGCCTCCAGTTACTTGACATTCTGCCAAAATTAAGGTAAGCCTGCTGTGGATGAGTCTTGTCctctttctctccatctctaGTAATAAAATTCATgcagtatattttattaaagtgatTAACAGGCTGCAGGCACTGCTTGATCTGCCTTTAATGGTACTTGGAGACATACTCGCACAATAATTTGCAggacaaatatggagaaaagaAGGTTAGCTGCAGAGACTTCAGCAGCCAAGAAGGCTGTTTAAACACTTTCACCTCTgcctcattaaaatgtttttaactgattCCCTGCGATTTGCAGAGGTACAGAAGATAtggaatattatttttcacaagATAAGTCTTGAAAATAATTGTATGTGTTCTCATAATGTATTTACTGTACATTAGATGACCATTCTAAAAGATGGTCAtctatctgaaatattttttttatttttaagtgaaaattataaatgtaaacattcagCTAATTGCATAGGTTCATAATAAAACAAGACCCTTTTTATACAGTTCTCTTTATGTGTTCATTTCTTTTAACATACCTGTCCATACTGTAGTATTTGGTAAAACAAAGAATAATGAACCATGTTTTTATGAGCTCCTAAACCATAAAAATCCCAGGGTGCTTTAgtgagatattttaaattttagctTTGGATTGGAGACAGAGATTTTAGAGCTAGAATTAAACCGATTTCACTCTAATATTGGGTTTTCAGAGATCAAGAGGACGAAGACTTGATTATTCAATGTGAAGCTTTCGAGGAGGCAA
Proteins encoded in this window:
- the LOC103458541 gene encoding inverted formin-2 isoform X5, whose translation is MSGISDGKKKWAAVRDRLGSSQDSDTQQEANLESADPELCIRLLQVPTVVNYSGLKRRLEGSDQTWMVQFLELSGLDLLLEALDRLSGRGCSRIADALLQLTCVSCVRAVMNSSAGIHFIIENEGYIRKLSQALDTSNIMVKKQVFELLAALSIFSAEGHRLALDALDHYKGLKTQQYRFSVIMNELQGTDNVPYMVTLLSVINALIFSTDDLRQRDKIRKEFIGLQLLDILPKLR